One genomic window of Clostridioides sp. ES-S-0054-01 includes the following:
- a CDS encoding cysteine--tRNA ligase: MKVYNTLTRTKEEFVPLEEGKVKMYVCGPTVYNYIHMGNARPFIIFDTLRRYLEYRGYDVTYVQNFTDVDDKIINRSHEEGISPEEVATKYIKEYFVDCDGLGIKRATVHPQVTDNIQQIIDFIKELEDKGYAYAVNGDVYFDTNKFEGYGKFSGQKQEDLEAGARIEVNDQKRHPMDFVLWKAKKEGEPGWDSPWGEGRPGWHIECSVMSKRYLGETIDIHAGGQDLTFPHHENEIAQSEARSGKTFSKYWMHNGYININDEKMSKSKGNFFTVRDISKLYDLEIVRFFMLSAHYRNPVNFSDEMLNQAKAGLERLYNTKEKLEFTLSNLKESSLTEKEVELVKELDNFKQRFIDAMDDDVNTADAVSVIFELAKLINSNVDENSSLEFAKKCLDEFNELTGVLNIVNKKKDTALDKDIEELIQKRTDAKKNKEFQLADDIRQQLLDMGIVLEDTRQGVKWKRI, encoded by the coding sequence GTGAAAGTTTATAATACATTGACTAGAACAAAAGAAGAATTTGTTCCATTAGAAGAAGGAAAGGTAAAAATGTATGTGTGTGGTCCAACAGTTTATAACTATATACACATGGGTAATGCAAGACCATTTATAATATTTGATACTCTAAGAAGATATTTAGAGTATAGAGGATATGATGTAACTTATGTACAAAACTTTACCGATGTTGATGATAAAATTATAAATAGAAGCCATGAAGAAGGAATATCTCCAGAAGAAGTTGCTACTAAGTATATAAAAGAATATTTTGTAGATTGTGATGGGCTAGGAATTAAAAGAGCTACTGTTCACCCTCAGGTTACAGATAATATACAACAGATTATAGATTTTATAAAAGAATTAGAAGATAAGGGATATGCATATGCAGTAAATGGTGATGTATATTTTGATACAAATAAGTTTGAAGGATATGGAAAGTTTTCAGGTCAAAAACAAGAAGATTTAGAAGCAGGAGCTAGAATTGAAGTAAATGACCAAAAAAGACATCCTATGGATTTTGTTCTTTGGAAAGCAAAAAAAGAAGGTGAGCCAGGGTGGGATAGCCCTTGGGGAGAAGGTAGACCTGGATGGCATATAGAATGCTCTGTTATGTCTAAGAGATATTTAGGTGAGACAATTGATATACATGCAGGTGGTCAAGATTTAACATTCCCACACCATGAAAACGAAATAGCGCAAAGTGAAGCTAGAAGCGGAAAAACATTCTCAAAATATTGGATGCACAATGGATATATAAATATAAATGATGAAAAGATGAGTAAGTCAAAAGGTAATTTCTTTACGGTAAGAGATATATCAAAATTGTATGATTTAGAGATAGTAAGATTTTTCATGCTATCAGCACATTATAGAAATCCAGTAAACTTTAGTGATGAAATGCTAAATCAAGCTAAAGCTGGTCTTGAAAGATTGTATAATACTAAAGAAAAATTAGAATTCACACTAAGTAACCTAAAAGAATCTTCTTTAACAGAAAAAGAAGTAGAACTTGTTAAAGAATTAGATAACTTTAAACAAAGATTTATAGATGCTATGGATGATGATGTTAATACAGCAGACGCAGTGAGTGTTATCTTTGAGTTAGCTAAACTAATAAATTCTAATGTAGATGAAAATTCTTCTTTAGAGTTTGCCAAGAAATGTTTAGATGAATTTAATGAACTTACAGGAGTATTAAATATTGTAAATAAGAAAAAGGATACTGCATTAGATAAGGATATTGAAGAATTGATACAAAAAAGAACTGATGCAAAGAAAAATAAAGAATTCCAATTAGCAGATGATATAAGACAACAATTATTAGATATGGGAATCGTATTGGAAGACACAAGACAAGGTGTTAAGTGGAAAAGGATATAA
- a CDS encoding Mini-ribonuclease 3, producing MEKDIKMEKTELVTISPLVLAYLGDTVYEKYIREHLIRQNTQRKVNDLHKLAIKYVKAKAQATIIHEIETELTEEESKIYKRGRNQKSNTSPKNADIIDYKHATGFEALVGYLYLNNEIERLQDIINKGIKIIERDL from the coding sequence GTGGAAAAGGATATAAAAATGGAAAAAACTGAATTAGTTACTATATCACCACTAGTTTTAGCATACTTAGGTGATACAGTTTATGAAAAATATATAAGAGAACATTTGATTAGACAGAATACACAAAGAAAAGTTAATGATTTGCATAAATTAGCCATAAAGTATGTAAAAGCTAAGGCTCAAGCAACAATAATTCATGAAATTGAAACTGAATTAACCGAGGAAGAGAGTAAAATTTATAAAAGGGGAAGAAATCAAAAATCAAATACTTCTCCTAAAAATGCAGATATTATAGACTACAAACATGCAACTGGATTTGAGGCTTTGGTTGGATATTTGTATTTAAATAATGAAATAGAGAGACTTCAAGATATTATCAATAAAGGAATCAAAATTATTGAAAGAGATTTGTAA
- a CDS encoding 50S ribosomal protein L10, whose translation MRKAIEIKSEVVSEIVEKLQKSSAAVVVDYKGLTVEEVTELRKQMREAGVDYKVYKNTLVRRAAKEVGIEQFNDELLVGTNAIAFGYDDPVAPARILKGFMDSHPKMKLKMGIVEGAFYDESKIVEMANIPSREVLIAKLLGSLKAPVSNFAYLIDAIAKKAEGQEEA comes from the coding sequence ATGAGAAAAGCTATAGAAATTAAATCAGAAGTTGTTTCTGAGATAGTTGAAAAGTTACAAAAATCTTCTGCTGCTGTTGTTGTAGATTACAAAGGATTAACAGTTGAAGAAGTAACTGAGTTAAGAAAACAAATGAGAGAAGCTGGTGTAGATTACAAAGTATATAAAAATACTTTAGTTAGAAGAGCAGCTAAAGAAGTTGGTATAGAGCAATTTAATGATGAATTATTAGTTGGAACTAATGCCATAGCATTTGGATATGATGATCCAGTTGCTCCAGCTAGAATATTAAAAGGATTCATGGATTCTCATCCAAAAATGAAATTAAAGATGGGTATTGTGGAAGGTGCATTCTACGATGAGTCTAAAATTGTTGAAATGGCTAACATACCATCAAGAGAAGTTCTTATCGCTAAATTACTTGGTAGCTTAAAAGCTCCAGTATCAAACTTCGCATACTTAATAGATGCAATAGCGAAAAAGGCAGAAGGTCAAGAAGAAGCTTAA
- the rplA gene encoding 50S ribosomal protein L1, giving the protein MAKKGKRYAGALQKVDRTKFYDASEALTLVSDIAGAKFDETVEAHIKLGVDSRHADQQVRGAVVLPHGTGKTKRVLVFAKGEKAKEAEQAGADFVGAEELVQKIQGENWFEFDIVVATPDMMGVVGRLGRVLGPKGLMPNPKSGTVTFDVAKAIDEIKAGKVEYRLDKTNIIHVPVGKVSFGGEKLTENFTALMDAIIKAKPAAAKGQYLRSITVASSMGPGVKINPARTAE; this is encoded by the coding sequence ATGGCTAAAAAAGGTAAAAGATATGCAGGTGCATTACAAAAAGTAGATAGAACTAAATTCTATGATGCATCAGAAGCATTAACATTAGTTTCAGACATAGCTGGAGCTAAATTTGATGAGACAGTAGAAGCACACATTAAATTAGGTGTTGACTCAAGACATGCTGATCAACAAGTAAGAGGTGCAGTTGTATTACCTCATGGAACTGGTAAAACTAAAAGAGTTTTAGTTTTTGCTAAAGGTGAAAAAGCTAAAGAAGCTGAACAAGCTGGTGCTGACTTTGTAGGAGCTGAAGAATTAGTTCAAAAAATACAAGGTGAAAACTGGTTTGAATTTGATATAGTAGTTGCTACTCCAGACATGATGGGTGTAGTAGGTAGATTAGGTAGAGTATTAGGACCTAAAGGTTTAATGCCAAACCCTAAATCAGGAACAGTTACATTTGATGTAGCTAAAGCTATAGATGAAATAAAAGCTGGTAAAGTTGAATACAGATTAGACAAAACTAACATAATACACGTTCCAGTAGGAAAAGTATCATTTGGTGGAGAGAAATTAACTGAAAACTTTACTGCATTAATGGATGCTATAATAAAAGCTAAACCAGCTGCTGCTAAAGGACAATATTTAAGAAGTATAACAGTAGCTTCTTCAATGGGACCTGGAGTTAAAATAAACCCAGCAAGAACAGCTGAATAA
- a CDS encoding FAD-dependent thymidylate synthase — protein sequence MKVKLISHTPEPEKVIAMAAKLCYSPVGTDEIEKDLTDESIEKFLNMLLSIGHGSILEHASFTFSIEGISRACSHQIVRHRIASFSQQSQRYVKLEQFEYIIPPEIEKIEKAKELFISSMKKDQENYDKLVDILFENHYNDLIKNGKNEKTAKRQAEKKAIEDARYVFPNACETKMVFTINARSLFNFFEHRCCERAQWEIRNLAVEMLREVKKVAPVLFKKTGPSCVNGSCPEGTMTCGDIVQVREKFKAL from the coding sequence ATGAAAGTAAAATTAATATCACATACACCTGAACCAGAAAAAGTAATAGCTATGGCAGCTAAGCTATGTTATTCACCAGTTGGGACAGACGAAATAGAAAAAGATTTAACAGATGAAAGTATAGAGAAATTTTTAAATATGTTATTAAGTATAGGTCATGGGTCAATATTAGAACATGCTTCATTTACATTTTCAATAGAGGGTATTTCAAGAGCTTGTTCACATCAAATTGTTAGACATCGTATAGCTAGTTTTTCACAACAAAGTCAAAGATATGTTAAATTAGAGCAATTTGAGTACATAATTCCTCCAGAAATAGAAAAAATAGAAAAGGCAAAAGAGTTATTTATAAGCTCAATGAAAAAAGACCAAGAGAATTATGATAAGCTAGTTGATATATTGTTTGAAAATCATTATAATGACCTAATAAAAAATGGTAAAAATGAGAAAACAGCAAAAAGACAAGCTGAAAAGAAAGCAATAGAAGATGCTAGATATGTATTTCCAAATGCATGTGAAACAAAAATGGTATTTACTATAAATGCTAGAAGTTTATTTAATTTCTTTGAACATAGATGCTGTGAAAGAGCACAGTGGGAAATAAGAAATTTAGCTGTAGAGATGTTAAGAGAGGTTAAAAAGGTTGCTCCTGTATTATTTAAAAAGACTGGACCAAGTTGTGTAAATGGAAGTTGTCCAGAAGGAACTATGACTTGTGGAGATATAGTTCAAGTCAGAGAAAAATTTAAGGCCTTGTAG
- a CDS encoding NYN domain-containing protein — protein MKKNINHYLIIDGYNIINAWDNLKELAKEDLEDSREKLIDDIIEFSEFMGYKTIIVFDAYNVKNSREKVEKRKHITIVYTREHQTADSYIEKFITSLSKYDDVKVATNDYAEQQMILGKGATRMSARELKLELERSKNKMKEKNIDLRKKIQRNWLEERLDKETLSKLENIRRKR, from the coding sequence ATGAAAAAAAATATAAATCATTACTTAATAATAGATGGCTACAATATTATAAATGCGTGGGATAATTTGAAAGAACTGGCTAAAGAGGACTTAGAAGATTCTCGAGAAAAGCTTATTGATGATATTATAGAATTTTCTGAGTTTATGGGTTACAAGACTATAATAGTTTTTGATGCTTATAATGTTAAAAACTCACGAGAAAAAGTTGAGAAAAGAAAACACATAACAATAGTTTATACACGAGAACATCAAACAGCAGATAGTTATATAGAAAAGTTTATAACTTCTTTATCAAAGTATGATGATGTAAAAGTAGCTACTAATGACTATGCAGAACAACAAATGATTTTAGGAAAAGGTGCTACTAGAATGTCTGCAAGAGAATTAAAGTTAGAGCTAGAACGTTCCAAGAATAAAATGAAGGAAAAAAATATCGATTTGAGGAAAAAAATTCAGCGAAATTGGTTGGAGGAAAGGTTAGATAAAGAAACATTGTCGAAACTTGAGAACATTCGTAGAAAGCGTTGA
- the rpmG gene encoding 50S ribosomal protein L33, translated as MRVKVTLACTECKQRNYNTTKNKKNNPDRIELQKYCRFCKKHTTHKETK; from the coding sequence ATGAGAGTTAAAGTAACTTTAGCATGTACAGAGTGTAAGCAAAGAAACTACAACACTACTAAGAATAAGAAAAATAATCCAGACAGAATAGAATTACAAAAATATTGTAGATTCTGTAAAAAGCATACAACTCATAAAGAAACAAAATAG
- the rlmB gene encoding 23S rRNA (guanosine(2251)-2'-O)-methyltransferase RlmB, giving the protein MASIEGRNPVIEAMKSDREIDKILIANSAKEGSIKKIIGMAKEKNIIIQYVDKHKLDEVSTSHSHQGVIAYASEYKYYELDELIDLAKNKDEEPFFIILDEITDPHNLGSIIRTADAVGAHGVIIPKRRSVHITPVVAKASAGAVEYMPVCKVTNIVNTIKKLKDEGLWIAAADMDGETFYKQNLTGPLGVVIGSEGFGISRLVKQNCDFIVKMPMIGNVTSLNASVAGGILLYEIFRQRLDKSK; this is encoded by the coding sequence TTGGCAAGTATAGAAGGAAGAAATCCAGTAATAGAAGCAATGAAAAGTGACAGAGAAATAGATAAAATATTAATTGCAAATTCAGCTAAAGAAGGGTCAATTAAGAAAATAATAGGAATGGCTAAAGAGAAGAACATAATTATCCAGTATGTTGATAAACATAAGTTAGATGAAGTAAGTACAAGTCATTCACATCAAGGTGTAATAGCTTATGCAAGTGAGTATAAGTATTATGAATTAGATGAGTTAATAGACTTAGCAAAAAATAAAGATGAAGAACCATTTTTCATTATACTAGATGAAATAACAGATCCACATAATCTAGGTTCAATAATAAGGACAGCAGATGCAGTAGGGGCACATGGAGTTATTATTCCAAAGAGAAGGTCTGTACACATAACCCCTGTAGTTGCTAAAGCATCTGCTGGAGCAGTAGAGTATATGCCAGTTTGCAAGGTAACCAATATAGTTAATACAATAAAAAAACTCAAGGATGAAGGGCTGTGGATTGCTGCTGCTGATATGGATGGAGAAACTTTTTATAAACAAAATCTTACTGGCCCTCTTGGTGTGGTAATTGGAAGTGAAGGTTTTGGAATATCTAGATTGGTTAAACAAAACTGTGACTTTATAGTAAAAATGCCAATGATAGGTAATGTTACATCTTTAAATGCGTCTGTAGCAGGTGGAATACTTTTATATGAGATATTCAGACAGAGATTGGATAAAAGTAAATAG
- the rplL gene encoding 50S ribosomal protein L7/L12 — protein MTIEQILEAIENMKVLELNELVKAAEEKFGVSASAPVMVAGAAAGGPAAEEKTEFDVVLTDVGSSKVGVIKAVREITGLGLKEAKEVVDNAPKTVKEGASKEEADQIKEKLEAAGAKVEVK, from the coding sequence ATGACAATAGAACAAATATTAGAAGCTATAGAAAATATGAAAGTTTTAGAATTAAATGAATTAGTTAAAGCTGCTGAAGAAAAATTCGGTGTATCAGCTTCAGCTCCAGTAATGGTAGCTGGTGCAGCTGCTGGTGGACCAGCTGCTGAAGAAAAAACTGAGTTTGATGTAGTATTAACTGACGTTGGTTCTTCAAAAGTTGGAGTTATAAAAGCAGTTAGAGAAATAACAGGATTAGGATTAAAAGAAGCTAAAGAAGTAGTTGACAATGCTCCTAAGACAGTTAAAGAAGGAGCTTCTAAAGAAGAAGCTGATCAAATAAAAGAAAAATTAGAAGCTGCTGGAGCTAAAGTAGAAGTTAAGTAG
- the secE gene encoding preprotein translocase subunit SecE translates to MAAQKNDGAKTKKRFSLFGYLKETKQELKRVTWPTKKELFKNTSIVLTVVISCTILVWGIDTILSGALALLLK, encoded by the coding sequence ATGGCTGCCCAAAAAAATGACGGTGCAAAAACTAAAAAAAGGTTTAGTTTATTTGGATACTTAAAAGAAACTAAACAAGAATTAAAAAGAGTTACATGGCCGACAAAAAAGGAACTGTTTAAAAACACAAGTATAGTTTTAACTGTAGTTATTTCATGCACTATATTAGTATGGGGTATAGACACTATATTATCTGGTGCACTAGCGTTATTACTAAAATAG
- the nusG gene encoding transcription termination/antitermination factor NusG, with amino-acid sequence MSELQEASWYVVHTYSGHENKVKATIEKAVKTRGMEDCIRQVVVPTEEVVETTKTGKEKTRQRKVYPSYVLVKMIITDESWYVVRNTKGVTGFVGPGSKPVPLSEDEVKSMGIDTTDPKVVNSDIDFEIGDTVKVSQGPFSGQIGNIEEIDLENREVKVCINAFGKRTLFVIELEGIEKI; translated from the coding sequence ATGTCAGAATTACAAGAAGCAAGTTGGTATGTAGTTCATACTTATTCGGGACATGAAAATAAAGTTAAAGCTACAATTGAGAAAGCAGTTAAAACAAGAGGTATGGAAGACTGCATAAGACAAGTAGTTGTTCCAACAGAAGAAGTAGTGGAAACTACTAAAACTGGAAAAGAAAAAACTAGACAACGTAAAGTTTATCCAAGCTATGTTTTGGTTAAAATGATAATAACTGATGAATCTTGGTATGTAGTAAGAAATACTAAGGGAGTTACAGGTTTCGTTGGACCTGGTTCAAAACCAGTACCATTAAGTGAAGATGAAGTCAAATCTATGGGTATAGATACAACAGACCCTAAGGTAGTAAATAGTGATATTGATTTTGAAATAGGAGATACAGTAAAAGTATCTCAAGGACCATTTAGTGGACAAATAGGTAACATAGAAGAAATTGACTTAGAAAATAGAGAAGTCAAAGTGTGCATAAATGCATTTGGTAAAAGGACTCTATTTGTAATAGAGCTTGAAGGTATAGAAAAAATCTAA
- the rplK gene encoding 50S ribosomal protein L11, giving the protein MAKKVIGQIKLQIPAGKATPAPPVGPALGQHGVNIMGFTKEFNAKTADQAGMIIPVVITVYQDRSFSFITKTPPAAVLIKKALNLKSGSGEPNKKKVAKMTSAQVREIAELKMPDLNAASVEAAMSMIAGTARSMGVVIED; this is encoded by the coding sequence ATGGCTAAAAAAGTTATAGGTCAAATAAAATTACAAATACCTGCAGGAAAGGCTACTCCAGCGCCACCAGTTGGACCAGCATTAGGACAACATGGTGTTAATATAATGGGATTTACAAAAGAATTTAATGCTAAAACTGCAGATCAAGCTGGAATGATAATACCAGTTGTTATAACTGTATATCAAGATAGATCATTCAGTTTTATAACAAAAACTCCACCAGCTGCAGTTTTAATTAAAAAAGCATTAAACTTAAAATCAGGTTCTGGAGAACCAAACAAGAAGAAAGTTGCTAAAATGACTTCAGCTCAAGTAAGAGAAATAGCTGAATTAAAGATGCCTGACTTAAATGCTGCATCAGTAGAAGCTGCTATGAGTATGATAGCTGGTACTGCTAGAAGTATGGGTGTTGTAATCGAAGATTAA
- the sigH gene encoding RNA polymerase sporulation sigma factor SigH — protein sequence MLVAKEKSYELVDNCQQDEYNIVLRASEGDKIALEYIITKYRNFVKAKAKSYFLIGADKEDIIQEGMIGLYKAVRDFDGSKTNSFKCFAEICITRQIITAIKTATRQKHIPLNSYVSLNKPIYDEESDRTLLDIIATSIVTDPEELIISKEELKNIESKMNELLSDLELEVLELYLNGKSYQFIADKLKRDVKSIDNALQRVKRKLEKHLENRND from the coding sequence ATGTTGGTAGCAAAAGAAAAAAGTTATGAGTTAGTGGACAATTGTCAGCAGGATGAGTATAACATTGTACTAAGAGCAAGTGAAGGGGATAAAATAGCACTAGAGTATATTATTACCAAATACAGAAATTTTGTAAAGGCAAAAGCAAAGTCATATTTTTTAATTGGAGCAGATAAAGAAGATATAATACAAGAAGGAATGATAGGCCTTTATAAGGCAGTTAGAGATTTTGATGGAAGCAAGACAAATTCATTTAAATGTTTTGCAGAGATATGTATAACAAGACAAATAATAACTGCTATAAAAACTGCAACAAGACAAAAACATATACCTTTAAATTCATATGTTTCTTTGAACAAACCAATATATGATGAAGAGTCAGACAGAACACTTTTAGATATTATAGCTACAAGTATAGTAACAGATCCAGAAGAGCTTATAATTAGTAAAGAAGAGTTAAAAAATATAGAATCAAAGATGAACGAATTGTTAAGTGACTTGGAATTAGAAGTCCTAGAATTATATTTAAATGGAAAGTCATACCAGTTTATAGCAGACAAGCTTAAAAGAGATGTAAAGTCAATAGATAACGCTTTACAAAGGGTTAAGAGAAAATTAGAAAAACATCTTGAAAACAGAAATGATTAA
- a CDS encoding glutamate--tRNA ligase has protein sequence MNVRVRFAPSPTGFVHIGSLRTALYNYLFAKKMGGEYILRVEDTDQSRLVEGAIENMLNAMKWAGVNHNEGVMLDDSGKVVQKGEYGPYIQSQRLDIYQEYIKQLLDSGKAYYCFCTKERLDEVRDAQRAAGETAKYDGHCKNLSKEEVEANIKAGIPYVIRLRLPENHTIKFTDLVRGDMEFNTNDLDDQVLMKTDGFPTYHFAVVVDDYLMKITHVIRGEEWVSSTPKHVYLYEAFGWKAPVFVHLPNILNKEKKKLSKRQGDVAVEDFKKKGYLPEGLVNYVALVGWSPEDNQELFTMEELEKAFSVERVSKSGGVFDTEKLNWVNQHYIKDGDDAYLTDLAIPFLIEDGFITEGEATSKYDFLKSMISVLKEKLQYVKEVTEHASIFFGDKIEVETEEGSEFLKLEHIPTLIDALGEKIEKAEVLNAEFVQAMLKEIQKEYKIKGKNLFMGSRIILTGQMHGPDLPKVMEVLGKETCLNRIAYVKNNIL, from the coding sequence ATGAATGTAAGAGTAAGGTTTGCACCAAGTCCAACGGGATTTGTACATATAGGTAGTTTAAGAACTGCTTTATATAACTATTTATTTGCAAAAAAAATGGGCGGAGAATATATATTAAGAGTAGAGGATACAGACCAAAGTAGATTAGTAGAAGGTGCTATAGAGAATATGCTTAATGCTATGAAGTGGGCTGGTGTCAATCATAATGAAGGTGTTATGTTAGATGATAGTGGGAAAGTAGTACAAAAAGGAGAATATGGTCCATATATTCAATCTCAAAGATTAGATATATACCAAGAGTATATAAAACAACTTTTAGATAGTGGAAAGGCTTATTACTGCTTCTGTACAAAAGAAAGACTAGACGAAGTAAGAGATGCTCAAAGAGCAGCAGGAGAAACGGCTAAATATGATGGTCATTGCAAGAATCTTTCTAAAGAAGAAGTAGAAGCAAATATAAAAGCAGGAATACCATATGTTATAAGATTAAGATTGCCAGAGAATCATACAATTAAGTTTACAGACTTAGTTAGAGGAGATATGGAATTTAATACTAATGATTTAGATGATCAAGTCTTAATGAAAACAGATGGATTTCCAACTTATCATTTTGCAGTAGTTGTGGATGACTATTTAATGAAAATCACACATGTTATAAGAGGAGAAGAGTGGGTATCATCTACTCCAAAACATGTTTATTTATATGAAGCTTTTGGATGGAAAGCACCTGTATTTGTGCATTTACCAAATATACTTAATAAAGAAAAGAAAAAATTAAGTAAGAGACAAGGTGATGTAGCTGTTGAAGACTTTAAGAAAAAAGGATATTTACCAGAAGGATTAGTAAACTATGTAGCATTAGTTGGTTGGTCCCCAGAAGATAATCAAGAATTGTTTACAATGGAAGAATTAGAAAAAGCTTTCTCTGTAGAAAGAGTGTCTAAAAGTGGTGGAGTATTTGATACTGAAAAGTTAAACTGGGTTAACCAGCACTATATAAAAGATGGTGATGATGCCTACCTAACAGATTTAGCAATACCATTTTTAATAGAAGATGGATTTATAACAGAAGGAGAAGCTACTAGCAAGTATGATTTCTTAAAAAGTATGATATCAGTACTTAAAGAAAAATTACAATATGTAAAAGAAGTTACTGAACATGCAAGTATATTCTTTGGAGATAAAATAGAGGTAGAGACTGAAGAAGGAAGTGAATTCTTAAAATTGGAGCACATACCTACTTTAATAGATGCTTTGGGAGAAAAAATAGAAAAAGCAGAGGTATTAAATGCTGAGTTCGTTCAAGCCATGCTTAAAGAAATACAAAAAGAGTACAAAATAAAAGGAAAAAATTTATTTATGGGTTCAAGAATAATTTTGACAGGGCAAATGCATGGTCCAGATTTGCCAAAAGTAATGGAAGTTTTAGGAAAAGAAACTTGCTTAAATAGAATAGCTTATGTAAAAAATAATATATTATAG
- the tuf gene encoding elongation factor Tu has protein sequence MAKAKYERTKPHVNIGTIGHVDHGKTTLTAAITKTLYDRYQLGEAVDFANIDKAPEERERGITISTAHVEYETPNRHYAHVDCPGHADYVKNMITGAAQMDGAILVCSATDGPMPQTREHILLSRQVGVPYIVVFLNKCDMVDDEELLELVEMEVRDLLTEYDFPGDDTPIVRGSALMALEDPKSEWGDKIVELFEQIDEYIPAPERDTDKPFLMPVEDVFSITGRGTVATGRVERGVLKVQDEVELVGLTEAPRKVVVTGVEMFRKLLDQAQAGDNIGALLRGVQRNEIERGQVLAKTGSVKAHTKFTAEVYVLKKEEGGRHTPFFDGYRPQFYFRTTDVTGACKLPEGIEMVMPGDNVTMEVDLINSIVVEEGLRFSIREGGRTVASGVVATIIE, from the coding sequence ATGGCTAAAGCTAAATACGAAAGAACAAAACCTCATGTTAATATAGGGACAATAGGACACGTAGACCACGGTAAAACTACATTAACAGCAGCAATAACAAAAACATTATATGACAGATACCAATTAGGAGAAGCAGTAGATTTCGCAAACATAGATAAAGCTCCAGAAGAAAGAGAAAGAGGAATCACAATATCAACAGCACACGTTGAGTATGAAACACCAAATAGACACTACGCACACGTTGACTGCCCAGGACATGCTGACTACGTTAAGAACATGATAACAGGAGCAGCACAAATGGATGGAGCAATATTAGTTTGTTCAGCAACAGATGGACCAATGCCACAAACAAGAGAGCATATACTATTATCAAGACAAGTTGGAGTACCATATATAGTAGTATTCTTAAACAAATGTGATATGGTAGATGACGAAGAGTTATTAGAGTTAGTAGAGATGGAAGTAAGAGATTTATTAACAGAGTATGATTTCCCAGGAGATGACACTCCAATAGTAAGAGGGTCAGCATTAATGGCATTAGAAGATCCAAAGAGCGAGTGGGGAGATAAGATAGTAGAATTATTCGAGCAAATAGATGAGTATATCCCAGCACCAGAGAGAGATACAGACAAGCCATTCTTAATGCCAGTAGAGGACGTATTCTCAATCACAGGAAGAGGAACAGTTGCAACAGGAAGAGTGGAAAGAGGAGTACTAAAAGTACAAGACGAAGTAGAATTAGTAGGATTAACAGAAGCGCCAAGAAAAGTAGTAGTAACAGGAGTAGAGATGTTCAGAAAATTATTAGACCAAGCACAAGCAGGTGATAATATAGGAGCATTATTAAGAGGAGTACAAAGAAACGAAATAGAAAGAGGACAAGTACTAGCAAAGACTGGATCAGTAAAGGCACACACAAAGTTTACAGCAGAAGTATATGTACTTAAAAAAGAAGAGGGTGGAAGACATACACCATTCTTTGATGGATATAGACCACAATTCTATTTTAGAACAACAGACGTAACAGGAGCTTGTAAGTTACCAGAAGGAATAGAGATGGTAATGCCAGGAGATAACGTAACAATGGAAGTAGACTTAATAAACTCAATAGTTGTAGAAGAGGGATTAAGATTCTCAATAAGAGAAGGTGGAAGAACAGTAGCTTCAGGAGTTGTTGCTACAATAATAGAGTAA